In Cognatishimia sp. WU-CL00825, one genomic interval encodes:
- a CDS encoding malonate decarboxylase subunit alpha, translating into MSKVVSAEHAVQQILDDQVVTISSSSGLGCPDLVLKALGARFDKTGSPKGLTTLNPIAAGDMYGIKGIDHIAKDGLLSRILAGSYPSGPSSKEMPEIWKMIVEDRVAAYNVPSGIMFDMHRDVAAKRPGVLTRVGLDTFADPIREGCAMNALAAESPIVSRTEFAGETWLHFPNVIPNVAILRATTADEHGNLTYEHEGAYLGGLEQAIAVRNHGGIVIAQVKRVTTRGSLNPHAVRVPGHLVDFVVVDPEQKQTTETLYDPAISGEINRPLDGFAIPELSVEKVLARRAAMELKAGQTANLGFGISAQVPRILLEENQAQAVTWAIEQGAVGGVPLTGFAFGCASNADGFLPSPQQFTYFQGGGFDVSFLSFLEVDRQGNVNVSKLGKKPYLTAGCGGFVDIVANAKKIVFSGYFEAGAQIEITPEGLTIAKPGKFTKMVEAVEHVTFSGKRALVLGQEIIYITERCVMRLTDQGLEAVEIMPGIDPERDIVAASGGRVRIAENATLASLALLQARPMGLKL; encoded by the coding sequence ATGTCAAAGGTTGTCTCAGCAGAGCATGCGGTCCAACAGATCTTGGATGATCAGGTGGTCACAATTTCGTCCTCCTCGGGATTGGGCTGCCCTGACTTGGTGCTCAAGGCGCTGGGCGCGCGGTTTGACAAAACAGGCTCTCCCAAAGGGCTTACGACGCTTAATCCCATCGCAGCCGGTGATATGTATGGCATCAAAGGTATTGATCATATCGCAAAAGATGGCCTGTTAAGCCGCATTCTTGCGGGCAGTTATCCGTCGGGTCCGTCGTCAAAAGAGATGCCTGAGATATGGAAGATGATCGTCGAGGACCGCGTTGCGGCCTATAATGTTCCCTCGGGCATTATGTTTGACATGCATCGCGATGTGGCGGCCAAACGGCCAGGCGTTTTGACCCGTGTGGGGCTTGATACCTTTGCTGATCCGATCCGCGAGGGCTGTGCGATGAACGCGCTGGCGGCGGAATCGCCGATTGTGTCGCGCACGGAATTTGCGGGCGAAACCTGGCTGCATTTTCCCAATGTCATTCCCAATGTGGCAATCTTGCGGGCCACCACTGCGGATGAACATGGCAATCTGACATACGAACACGAAGGGGCCTATCTGGGTGGACTAGAGCAGGCAATCGCAGTTCGAAACCACGGCGGCATCGTGATTGCGCAGGTCAAACGCGTGACAACGCGCGGCAGCCTGAACCCGCATGCTGTACGCGTGCCGGGGCATCTGGTTGATTTTGTTGTGGTCGACCCAGAGCAGAAGCAAACCACAGAAACATTGTATGATCCGGCCATCTCCGGAGAGATCAACCGGCCCCTTGATGGATTTGCGATCCCGGAATTATCGGTTGAAAAAGTTCTGGCGCGCCGCGCGGCGATGGAGTTGAAGGCAGGCCAAACCGCCAACCTTGGCTTTGGCATTTCCGCCCAAGTTCCGCGTATTTTGCTAGAGGAAAACCAAGCGCAAGCTGTGACCTGGGCGATTGAGCAAGGCGCTGTTGGCGGTGTGCCTTTGACAGGGTTTGCCTTTGGCTGCGCCTCAAATGCGGATGGGTTTTTGCCATCTCCTCAGCAGTTCACCTATTTCCAGGGTGGCGGGTTTGACGTGTCGTTCTTGTCTTTCCTAGAGGTCGATCGTCAAGGCAATGTGAATGTCTCGAAGCTTGGTAAAAAACCCTATTTAACAGCGGGTTGTGGCGGTTTTGTTGATATTGTGGCCAATGCCAAAAAGATCGTGTTTTCTGGCTATTTCGAAGCCGGAGCGCAGATCGAGATTACGCCGGAGGGGCTGACAATCGCCAAACCAGGGAAGTTTACCAAGATGGTAGAGGCTGTCGAACATGTGACCTTTTCGGGCAAGCGCGCCTTGGTCTTGGGACAAGAGATTATCTATATCACCGAGCGCTGTGTGATGCGGTTGACGGATCAGGGGCTTGAGGCTGTCGAGATCATGCCCGGCATTGATCCGGAACGTGATATTGTTGCAGCCTCTGGTGGGCGTGTGCGGATCGCCGAAAACGCAACGCTTGCCTCTTTGGCCTTGCTGCAAGCGCGGCCCATGGGGCTGAAGCTATGA
- a CDS encoding ABC transporter substrate-binding protein — protein MRKQFLKTTTALMIGAFSANMAAAQDVEVLHWWTSGGEAAALNVLKQDLEGQGIGWNDMPVAGGGGESAMTVLRARVTAGNPPTAVQMLGFDILDWAGEGALADLNAVAVAEGWDDVVPEALQAFAKHDGKWVSAPVNVHSTNWVWANKAVLDANGIAVPTTWEEFEAALATLSAAGVTPIAHGGQAWQEATVFDAVAMSTGGPEFYKSAFVDLDEAALGSDTMVEAFRRMGVIRANVDDNFSGRDWNLATAMVINGEAAFQLMGDWAKGEFINAGKVPGEDFLCFRFPGTADQVTFNADQFALFDQGGDVSSAQAALATAILSTSFQSAFNVVKGSAPARTDVSNEAFDACGKKAMADLAAAAESGNLFGSMAHGHAAPASVKNAVYDVVTAHFNGEFDAQTAADELVDAVEIAK, from the coding sequence ATGCGTAAACAATTTTTGAAAACCACAACAGCCCTGATGATCGGTGCCTTTTCAGCCAACATGGCTGCAGCACAAGACGTCGAAGTTCTGCACTGGTGGACATCCGGTGGCGAAGCCGCCGCTTTGAATGTGCTTAAACAAGATCTTGAAGGCCAAGGCATTGGCTGGAACGACATGCCGGTTGCGGGCGGTGGTGGCGAAAGCGCCATGACAGTTTTGCGCGCACGTGTAACAGCGGGCAACCCGCCAACCGCCGTGCAAATGCTGGGCTTTGATATTCTTGATTGGGCCGGCGAAGGCGCGCTTGCGGATCTGAATGCCGTTGCTGTGGCCGAAGGCTGGGACGATGTGGTGCCAGAGGCTCTGCAAGCCTTTGCAAAGCACGATGGCAAATGGGTTTCTGCGCCAGTCAACGTGCATTCCACCAACTGGGTTTGGGCCAACAAGGCGGTACTGGACGCCAATGGCATTGCTGTGCCAACAACTTGGGAAGAATTTGAGGCGGCATTGGCGACATTGTCAGCCGCAGGTGTGACGCCGATTGCCCATGGTGGGCAAGCCTGGCAGGAAGCGACCGTGTTTGATGCGGTTGCCATGTCAACTGGTGGCCCAGAGTTCTATAAGTCAGCGTTTGTTGATCTAGACGAGGCGGCACTTGGGTCCGATACAATGGTCGAAGCCTTCCGTCGCATGGGCGTAATTCGCGCCAATGTCGACGACAACTTCTCGGGTCGTGACTGGAACCTTGCCACCGCGATGGTGATCAATGGCGAAGCCGCGTTCCAGTTGATGGGTGATTGGGCCAAGGGCGAGTTCATCAATGCAGGCAAAGTGCCGGGCGAAGACTTTTTGTGCTTCCGCTTCCCCGGAACCGCAGATCAGGTGACATTCAACGCGGACCAATTTGCCTTGTTTGATCAAGGGGGCGACGTGTCTTCTGCTCAGGCCGCTTTGGCAACAGCCATCCTGTCAACTTCGTTCCAATCAGCCTTTAACGTCGTAAAAGGCTCAGCTCCGGCGCGTACAGACGTCAGCAACGAAGCCTTTGATGCTTGTGGCAAGAAAGCCATGGCGGATTTGGCCGCGGCGGCAGAGTCAGGCAACTTGTTTGGCTCGATGGCCCATGGTCATGCGGCACCGGCCAGCGTGAAAAACGCGGTGTATGACGTTGTGACCGCGCATTTCAATGGCGAGTTTGATGCGCAAACAGCAGCGGACGAATTGGTCGATGCAGTAGAAATCGCAAAATAG
- a CDS encoding aldehyde dehydrogenase family protein — protein sequence MTVHDLTLIPAKSQPEDALHNAQHLIDGAWVDSADGAVFERRSPAHGTLVSRIAKGGASDAEAAILAARRAFDAGDWAQMSGKDRAALLLKTADLIDENRARIARLEVLESGKPISQAEAEIEGAADLWRFAASLARTLHGDSHNSLGKDMLAMVLKEPIGVVSLITPWNFPFLIVSQKLPFALAAGCTCVVKPSELTPSTTGILGELLMQAGLPAGVVNIVQGFGDPVGSILTSHPAVDMVSFTGSTQVGKAIEKAAADTLKKVASELGGKNPQVLFADADIDSAVDAIVFGIYFNAGECCNSGSRIIVHEDIAQEVTRRVVALSRKVPFGDPLHPDTKVGAIIHQGHQDKINSYVQEAVAAGAKVEIGGAPIQVDGLEGAFFAPTVVSSLTADMPIAREEVFGPVLAVLTFRTMDEAIALANGANYGLSAGVWSENIHTCLEFSRRVQAGTVWTNTWMDGFSELPFGGVKESGQGRELGRYGLEEFMELKTVQMRIGRSRTHWI from the coding sequence ATGACAGTGCACGATCTTACACTCATTCCTGCCAAGAGCCAGCCAGAGGATGCGCTGCACAATGCACAGCATCTGATCGATGGCGCTTGGGTCGACAGCGCTGATGGGGCGGTTTTTGAGCGGCGCTCGCCCGCGCATGGCACACTGGTATCGCGCATTGCCAAAGGCGGTGCGTCTGACGCGGAAGCCGCGATTTTGGCCGCGCGGCGCGCGTTTGATGCAGGGGACTGGGCGCAAATGTCGGGCAAGGACCGGGCCGCCCTTTTGCTAAAAACGGCGGATCTGATTGATGAAAACCGCGCGCGCATTGCCCGTTTGGAAGTGTTAGAAAGCGGCAAGCCAATTTCGCAGGCCGAGGCCGAGATCGAAGGCGCGGCAGATCTGTGGCGCTTTGCAGCCTCTTTGGCACGCACGTTGCACGGTGACAGCCACAATAGTCTTGGCAAAGACATGTTGGCCATGGTGCTTAAGGAACCGATTGGCGTTGTATCGTTGATCACGCCGTGGAATTTCCCATTTCTTATTGTTAGTCAAAAGCTGCCCTTTGCTTTGGCAGCTGGTTGTACCTGTGTCGTGAAACCATCAGAACTGACTCCCTCGACCACGGGTATTCTGGGTGAATTGCTGATGCAGGCGGGCCTGCCGGCTGGCGTGGTCAACATTGTTCAGGGTTTTGGGGACCCAGTTGGCAGCATCCTAACCTCGCATCCGGCGGTGGATATGGTCAGCTTTACCGGCTCGACCCAGGTTGGCAAAGCCATCGAAAAAGCTGCAGCTGACACATTGAAAAAGGTTGCGTCTGAACTGGGCGGGAAAAATCCACAGGTGTTGTTTGCCGATGCGGATATCGACAGCGCCGTCGATGCGATTGTGTTTGGCATCTATTTCAACGCTGGGGAATGCTGCAACTCCGGGTCGCGCATCATTGTTCACGAAGATATCGCCCAAGAGGTGACGCGTCGCGTGGTTGCGCTAAGCCGCAAAGTGCCTTTTGGCGATCCGCTGCATCCAGACACCAAAGTTGGGGCCATCATCCACCAAGGCCATCAGGACAAGATCAACTCTTATGTCCAAGAGGCAGTCGCTGCGGGTGCCAAAGTTGAAATTGGTGGCGCCCCCATTCAGGTCGACGGATTGGAGGGTGCGTTTTTTGCCCCCACCGTGGTGTCAAGCCTGACAGCGGACATGCCGATTGCCCGCGAAGAAGTGTTTGGCCCGGTTTTGGCGGTGCTGACCTTTCGCACAATGGACGAGGCCATCGCCCTGGCGAATGGTGCCAACTATGGGCTGTCAGCAGGGGTATGGAGTGAAAATATCCATACTTGTCTGGAGTTTAGCCGCCGTGTGCAGGCGGGCACCGTTTGGACAAATACCTGGATGGATGGCTTTTCCGAACTGCCTTTTGGCGGGGTCAAGGAAAGCGGCCAGGGGCGCGAACTTGGGCGCTATGGGCTTGAAGAATTTATGGAACTTAAGACCGTGCAAATGCGGATTGGCCGCTCGCGCACACATTGGATTTGA
- a CDS encoding enoyl-CoA hydratase/isomerase family protein: MSAVHLKITGPIAVLTLDNAPKLNALTPDMLCALESHCDALDQNADVRVILLTADHPKAFCVGADITAWADLPAAQFARSWVRGGHRIFDRLARLCKPTIAVLNGHAFGGGLELAAACDLRVMAPNARIALPEASVGIVPGWSGTQRLHRLLPEPVLKEMVLFGRQLGADRAQQLGFVAEVSEDPMAVALTIAESTAQLSPRATEISKYMIHAGAGEDSAALIETMGGGLIADTDDKAEGVAAFVAKRKPDFSGQS; encoded by the coding sequence ATGAGCGCGGTGCACCTGAAAATTACCGGCCCGATTGCGGTTCTGACGCTGGACAATGCGCCAAAGCTGAATGCGCTGACACCTGACATGTTGTGCGCGCTTGAAAGCCATTGCGACGCCTTGGATCAAAACGCCGATGTGCGGGTGATCTTGCTGACCGCTGATCATCCCAAAGCCTTTTGTGTGGGCGCTGATATCACCGCTTGGGCGGATTTGCCGGCTGCGCAGTTTGCGCGCTCTTGGGTGCGTGGCGGACACAGAATCTTTGATCGGCTGGCGCGCTTATGCAAGCCAACCATAGCGGTGCTCAATGGCCATGCGTTTGGCGGTGGTCTGGAATTGGCGGCGGCCTGTGATTTGCGCGTGATGGCCCCCAATGCACGGATTGCTTTGCCAGAGGCCAGCGTTGGCATTGTGCCGGGCTGGTCAGGCACGCAGCGGTTACACCGGCTTTTGCCCGAACCGGTGCTGAAAGAGATGGTGCTGTTTGGCCGCCAACTTGGGGCAGACCGGGCGCAACAGTTGGGCTTTGTGGCCGAAGTGTCAGAAGACCCGATGGCCGTGGCGCTGACAATTGCTGAAAGCACGGCGCAACTGTCCCCACGGGCCACCGAAATCAGCAAATACATGATCCATGCCGGGGCAGGTGAAGACAGTGCCGCCTTGATTGAAACAATGGGCGGCGGCTTGATCGCTGACACTGATGACAAGGCCGAGGGCGTTGCCGCCTTTGTCGCCAAACGTAAACCAGATTTTTCGGGACAATCCTAA
- the ugpC gene encoding sn-glycerol-3-phosphate ABC transporter ATP-binding protein UgpC, with protein sequence MGFLDIKNATKSYGAVEVLHKVDINVEEGEFLVLVGPSGCGKSTLLNMIAGLEEITSGEIAIKGNAMNGVHPSKRNIAMVFQSYALYPNMSVGQNITFGLEMHGTPKPEREKAMQDVAKLLQIEQLLDRKPGNLSGGQRQRVAMGRALVRDPDVFLFDEPLSNLDAKLRVDMRTEIKKLHQKLGTTIVYVTHDQIEAMTLSTRIAVMNGGYVQQLGTPKEIYDTPNNLFVATFMGSPSMNLVPVKIIAHGDGIAAETANALGETIVLPFMEPSAQLQSYVGKTVTLGIRPEALTDPGGADRDAANIVELESQVVVTEPAGSDTFVMTILGGEECNARMRADVHVGPGDNTQFAINMDKAVVFDPQTEMRIS encoded by the coding sequence ATGGGCTTTCTTGACATCAAAAACGCGACAAAATCCTATGGGGCCGTAGAGGTTCTGCATAAGGTCGACATCAATGTCGAAGAAGGTGAATTTCTGGTTCTGGTTGGCCCTTCGGGCTGCGGGAAATCCACCCTACTGAATATGATTGCCGGTTTGGAAGAAATCACCTCTGGTGAAATCGCCATCAAGGGCAATGCCATGAACGGGGTCCACCCGTCAAAACGCAATATCGCCATGGTGTTTCAATCCTATGCGCTTTATCCGAACATGTCGGTTGGGCAAAACATCACCTTTGGTTTGGAAATGCACGGCACGCCCAAACCAGAGCGCGAAAAAGCCATGCAGGATGTCGCAAAGCTGTTGCAGATAGAGCAACTGCTGGACCGTAAGCCGGGTAACCTGTCAGGCGGTCAACGTCAGCGGGTCGCTATGGGGCGCGCCCTTGTGCGTGATCCCGATGTGTTCTTGTTTGACGAACCTTTGTCAAATCTGGACGCCAAGCTGCGCGTGGACATGCGCACCGAGATCAAAAAGCTGCACCAAAAGCTGGGCACAACCATTGTCTATGTGACCCATGATCAGATCGAAGCGATGACGCTGTCGACCCGGATCGCGGTGATGAACGGCGGATATGTGCAGCAACTTGGCACGCCAAAAGAGATCTATGACACGCCCAACAACTTGTTTGTGGCAACCTTTATGGGCTCGCCGTCGATGAATTTGGTGCCGGTGAAGATCATCGCCCATGGGGACGGCATTGCCGCCGAAACCGCTAATGCGCTGGGCGAGACCATCGTGTTGCCTTTCATGGAGCCTTCAGCGCAATTGCAAAGCTATGTTGGCAAGACGGTCACCTTGGGCATTCGCCCCGAGGCTTTGACCGACCCGGGCGGCGCAGATCGCGATGCTGCCAATATCGTTGAACTGGAAAGCCAAGTTGTGGTGACTGAACCCGCTGGATCAGACACATTTGTCATGACTATTCTGGGCGGCGAAGAATGCAATGCCCGCATGCGCGCAGATGTGCATGTTGGCCCCGGAGACAACACCCAATTTGCCATCAATATGGACAAGGCCGTTGTCTTTGATCCGCAAACCGAAATGCGTATCAGCTGA
- a CDS encoding GMC family oxidoreductase, giving the protein MSQAADIVIVGSGMGGATMAAALAPSGRQIVILERGHALHDSPAARDDNAIFRDGVFRPQETWLDGQGTAFNPGNYYNVGGNSKFYGAVLLRYRAEDFEAMQHLEGVSPAWPISYAEMEPWYQAAEDMFGVAGDHLQDPTEPWHSGGYPNRPIADEPSIAAMRNGLRRAGVTPAALPLAIDIDAWLARAKTPWDAFPDTTGAKKDAQTVPLEQALAFDNVTLETDCEVAQLHPAANGEITSISYRQNGASKTITPKTVVLAAGAVNSAALLLRSATDAYPTGLANRSDMVGRNFMNHNCTAVVAMHPLRKNTSVYQKTLQFNDFYLSGGPNDMPLGNVQLLGKISGNILAAQSHLPKWAAKLVAQRTVDWYVMSEDLPNPESRVTVKNGQICLDWKRSNWRAHLALVKRAKQVFRKAGYPLVLSRAFDRQTPSHQCGTARFGQDPNNTVLDLHCQAHDHPNLYVVDASFLPTSAAVNPALTIAAQALRVGGYLREKLGAA; this is encoded by the coding sequence ATGAGCCAGGCTGCGGATATCGTGATTGTCGGCTCGGGCATGGGCGGGGCCACTATGGCTGCTGCTCTGGCCCCGTCTGGCCGGCAGATTGTCATACTGGAACGGGGGCATGCGCTGCATGATTCCCCAGCCGCTCGCGATGACAACGCAATCTTTCGCGATGGGGTGTTTCGGCCACAAGAGACTTGGCTAGACGGGCAGGGCACCGCGTTTAATCCGGGAAACTACTATAATGTTGGCGGAAACTCAAAATTCTATGGCGCGGTCTTGTTGCGGTATCGTGCCGAAGATTTTGAAGCGATGCAGCATCTGGAAGGCGTGTCGCCAGCTTGGCCGATATCTTATGCGGAAATGGAACCCTGGTATCAGGCCGCAGAGGATATGTTTGGCGTTGCGGGCGACCATTTGCAGGACCCAACGGAACCTTGGCATTCGGGCGGCTATCCAAACCGTCCCATTGCAGATGAACCGTCGATTGCGGCGATGCGCAACGGGCTAAGGCGGGCGGGCGTGACCCCAGCAGCCCTGCCACTGGCCATCGACATCGACGCTTGGTTGGCCCGCGCAAAAACCCCCTGGGATGCTTTCCCAGATACAACGGGTGCCAAAAAAGACGCGCAAACCGTGCCGTTGGAACAGGCGCTGGCGTTTGACAATGTGACGCTCGAAACCGACTGCGAGGTCGCCCAGTTGCACCCCGCCGCAAATGGGGAAATTACCTCAATTTCCTACCGTCAAAACGGTGCATCAAAGACAATAACGCCCAAAACCGTGGTGCTTGCGGCAGGGGCGGTGAATTCGGCGGCCTTGCTGTTGCGGTCTGCCACTGACGCCTATCCCACCGGCCTGGCAAACCGATCAGATATGGTCGGGCGCAATTTTATGAACCACAATTGCACCGCCGTAGTGGCGATGCACCCTTTGCGCAAAAACACCTCGGTCTATCAAAAGACCCTGCAATTTAACGACTTTTACCTGTCAGGCGGGCCAAACGATATGCCCCTTGGCAACGTGCAATTGCTTGGCAAGATCTCTGGCAACATATTGGCGGCGCAAAGCCATCTGCCAAAATGGGCGGCCAAGCTTGTCGCGCAGCGCACCGTTGATTGGTATGTCATGAGCGAGGACTTGCCCAATCCGGAAAGCCGCGTGACCGTCAAAAATGGCCAAATTTGTTTGGATTGGAAACGCTCTAACTGGCGCGCGCATTTGGCGCTGGTCAAACGAGCCAAGCAGGTTTTCCGCAAGGCGGGCTATCCCTTGGTGTTGTCGCGCGCGTTTGACCGGCAAACACCGTCACACCAATGTGGCACCGCGCGTTTTGGGCAAGACCCAAACAACACGGTGCTTGATCTGCATTGCCAAGCCCATGACCATCCCAATCTTTACGTGGTGGACGCCAGCTTTTTGCCAACCTCAGCAGCGGTAAACCCTGCTTTGACAATTGCGGCCCAAGCTTTGCGGGTTGGCGGCTATTTGCGCGAAAAACTTGGTGCCGCATGA
- a CDS encoding sugar ABC transporter permease, with protein MTMQFTDTTARSTALNKPDFRTRLQNWIPKLVLSPSIALILFFVYGFIIFSVYLSFTDSRILPSYGWVGFENYEKLFKLRHWDIAVDNLIVFAGLYIVLCTVIGLVLAIFLDQKIRGESVLRPIFLYPMALSFIVTGTAWKWFLDPGIGLEHTMHLWGWESFSFDWIKDRNFAIYTVVLAAVWQSSGFVMAMFLAGLRGIDNEMLKAAQMDGASNFALYRRIIIPQLRPAFLSAFVILSHLAIKSYDLVVALTGGGPGRATEVPATFMYSYTFTRNQMGIGASSAVIMLLTIVAIMVPYLYSELREKK; from the coding sequence ATGACGATGCAGTTCACCGATACAACGGCCCGAAGTACGGCGCTCAACAAGCCCGACTTTCGGACACGGCTCCAGAATTGGATCCCAAAGTTAGTGCTTTCACCTTCGATCGCGTTGATATTATTCTTTGTGTACGGGTTTATCATTTTTTCGGTATATCTGAGTTTTACCGACAGCCGTATTTTGCCCAGCTACGGGTGGGTAGGCTTTGAAAACTATGAAAAACTATTCAAGCTGCGCCATTGGGACATCGCGGTTGATAACCTGATTGTTTTTGCCGGGCTATATATTGTCTTGTGCACGGTCATCGGGCTGGTTCTGGCGATTTTTCTGGATCAAAAGATCCGGGGCGAAAGCGTCTTACGGCCAATCTTTCTCTATCCAATGGCACTAAGCTTTATCGTGACAGGCACGGCTTGGAAGTGGTTTTTGGATCCGGGCATTGGTCTGGAACATACCATGCATCTTTGGGGCTGGGAAAGCTTCAGCTTTGATTGGATCAAGGACCGCAACTTTGCAATCTATACCGTTGTGCTTGCGGCGGTCTGGCAATCAAGCGGCTTTGTGATGGCCATGTTTCTTGCGGGTCTGCGCGGCATCGACAATGAAATGCTCAAGGCTGCGCAAATGGATGGGGCCAGCAACTTTGCGCTTTATCGCAGGATCATCATACCTCAACTGCGCCCGGCGTTCCTGTCGGCCTTTGTGATCCTCAGCCATCTGGCGATCAAGTCCTATGACCTTGTTGTTGCCTTGACCGGCGGCGGGCCAGGTCGCGCCACCGAAGTGCCTGCAACTTTTATGTATTCTTATACGTTTACACGAAACCAGATGGGCATTGGCGCGAGTTCTGCCGTGATCATGCTGCTGACCATTGTCGCGATCATGGTGCCTTATCTTTATTCTGAACTGCGGGAGAAGAAATAA
- a CDS encoding Gfo/Idh/MocA family oxidoreductase: protein MHWGLIGASTIAAEHVVGAIRSQDGHSVNSVFSTSQARGEKYAADHGIDQAVTSLDAILSDASIQAVYISTTNEKHMPQALAAIAAGKHVMCEKPLAMTAADAITMVNAAKEAGVVLATNHHLRNAGSHLAIKDLIVKGVLGDILSIRINHAVLLPEHLRGWRLNDADAGGGVIPDIVVHDADTVRFHLDEDPIEVVAMESHGALSRGVEDSAMSIWRMPSGVQVLTHESFTHPFSPSGFEVHGTKGSAIARNVMTQQPVGEIMLHNGEGVQTVPYADHNLYARSFGLFAAAVRGEGQPAASGIDGVKSLAVAEAVKQAAVSGRVTSVDYRGV from the coding sequence ATGCATTGGGGTTTGATAGGCGCGAGCACAATTGCCGCAGAGCATGTTGTTGGTGCAATCCGCAGTCAGGACGGCCACAGCGTCAATTCTGTTTTCAGCACCAGCCAGGCGCGGGGTGAAAAATACGCCGCCGATCATGGCATTGATCAGGCTGTGACCTCTCTGGATGCGATCTTGTCGGATGCCTCCATTCAGGCTGTCTATATTTCGACCACCAATGAAAAGCACATGCCACAGGCTTTGGCTGCCATTGCGGCAGGCAAACATGTCATGTGCGAAAAGCCACTGGCGATGACCGCTGCGGACGCGATCACCATGGTGAACGCTGCAAAAGAGGCGGGTGTTGTCTTGGCGACGAACCATCATCTGCGCAATGCGGGCAGCCATTTGGCCATCAAAGATCTGATCGTCAAAGGTGTGCTCGGGGACATTTTGAGCATCCGCATCAACCATGCGGTTCTATTGCCAGAGCACCTGCGCGGTTGGCGTTTGAATGACGCGGATGCCGGCGGCGGTGTAATCCCTGATATTGTAGTGCATGACGCAGACACGGTGCGTTTTCATCTTGATGAAGACCCGATCGAGGTTGTGGCGATGGAGTCCCACGGCGCACTGTCACGGGGCGTCGAAGACAGCGCGATGTCGATCTGGCGCATGCCGTCCGGTGTGCAGGTCCTGACACATGAAAGCTTTACCCATCCATTTTCGCCGTCGGGATTCGAGGTGCATGGCACCAAGGGGTCAGCGATTGCGCGCAACGTCATGACGCAACAGCCGGTTGGCGAAATCATGTTGCACAACGGTGAGGGCGTGCAGACCGTGCCCTATGCGGATCACAACCTTTATGCGCGCTCTTTTGGACTGTTTGCCGCCGCCGTGCGTGGCGAAGGGCAACCTGCGGCTTCGGGTATTGATGGCGTAAAATCCTTGGCGGTGGCAGAGGCGGTCAAGCAAGCCGCTGTGTCAGGCCGCGTCACCTCTGTTGATTATCGCGGAGTGTAA
- a CDS encoding carbohydrate ABC transporter permease, with protein MSVASSDTAIRTGRITRTFLYLVLLLFALFYLLPFGVMVVNSVKPLSEITGGNMMALPKVWTFEPWYEAWATAQIGVEPTGLKPYFWNSIKMVVPAVTISTLLGALNGYVLTKWRFKYDTLVFGFMLFACFIPFQIVLIPMARVLGFTGMAGSTPGLVFVHVIFGLGFTTLYFKNYYQVFPTELIRAAQIDGAGFFRIFQRILLPSSGPIIVVSVIWQFTNIWNDFLFGASFADLDSQPMTVALNNLVNSSHGVKQYNVHFAGAILAALPTLIVYIVAGRYFVRGLMAGSVKG; from the coding sequence ATGTCTGTTGCAAGCTCTGATACGGCCATTCGCACCGGGCGCATCACCCGCACTTTCCTATACCTCGTGCTGCTGTTGTTTGCCTTGTTCTACCTACTGCCCTTTGGGGTGATGGTGGTGAATTCGGTCAAACCCCTATCTGAAATCACCGGCGGCAACATGATGGCCTTGCCGAAAGTCTGGACGTTTGAGCCGTGGTATGAAGCCTGGGCAACCGCACAGATCGGGGTCGAGCCAACCGGGTTGAAACCTTACTTCTGGAACTCGATCAAAATGGTTGTTCCTGCGGTGACCATATCGACCCTACTGGGGGCGTTGAACGGCTATGTGCTGACCAAATGGCGGTTCAAATATGACACGCTGGTGTTCGGATTTATGCTGTTTGCCTGCTTTATTCCGTTCCAGATCGTTTTGATCCCAATGGCACGGGTGCTGGGTTTCACTGGCATGGCTGGTTCCACACCGGGTTTGGTTTTTGTACATGTGATCTTTGGCCTTGGCTTTACCACGCTGTATTTCAAAAACTACTATCAGGTTTTTCCAACCGAGTTGATCCGCGCGGCGCAGATCGACGGTGCAGGGTTCTTTCGCATCTTTCAGCGGATCCTGCTGCCTAGCTCTGGACCCATCATCGTTGTGAGCGTGATTTGGCAGTTTACCAATATTTGGAATGACTTTCTGTTTGGGGCTTCTTTTGCGGATCTGGACAGCCAGCCGATGACCGTGGCGCTTAACAACCTGGTGAACTCTTCGCATGGGGTCAAACAGTACAACGTGCATTTTGCCGGAGCGATACTCGCGGCTTTGCCAACCCTGATCGTCTACATCGTGGCGGGTCGCTACTTTGTGCGCGGTCTGATGGCCGGATCGGTCAAAGGGTAA